One part of the Arabidopsis thaliana chromosome 1 sequence genome encodes these proteins:
- a CDS encoding Pentatricopeptide repeat (PPR) superfamily protein (Pentatricopeptide repeat (PPR) superfamily protein; INVOLVED IN: biological_process unknown; LOCATED IN: mitochondrion; EXPRESSED IN: 24 plant structures; EXPRESSED DURING: 15 growth stages; CONTAINS InterPro DOMAIN/s: Pentatricopeptide repeat (InterPro:IPR002885); BEST Arabidopsis thaliana protein match is: Tetratricopeptide repeat (TPR)-like superfamily protein (TAIR:AT5G15010.1); Has 29244 Blast hits to 10737 proteins in 246 species: Archae - 4; Bacteria - 10; Metazoa - 174; Fungi - 200; Plants - 28041; Viruses - 0; Other Eukaryotes - 815 (source: NCBI BLink).) produces MLLLRRLNRVRIASPYSVRLLSVKPISNVDDAKFRSQEEEDQSSYDQKTVCEALTCYSNDWQKALEFFNWVERESGFRHTTETFNRVIDILGKYFEFEISWALINRMIGNTESVPNHVTFRIVFKRYVTAHLVQEAIDAYDKLDDFNLRDETSFYNLVDALCEHKHVVEAEELCFGKNVIGNGFSVSNTKIHNLILRGWSKLGWWGKCKEYWKKMDTEGVTKDLFSYSIYMDIMCKSGKPWKAVKLYKEMKSRRMKLDVVAYNTVIRAIGASQGVEFGIRVFREMRERGCEPNVATHNTIIKLLCEDGRMRDAYRMLDEMPKRGCQPDSITYMCLFSRLEKPSEILSLFGRMIRSGVRPKMDTYVMLMRKFERWGFLQPVLYVWKTMKESGDTPDSAAYNAVIDALIQKGMLDMAREYEEEMIERGLSPRRRPELVEKSLDETLVCRE; encoded by the coding sequence ATGCTCTTGTTGCGGCGACTCAATCGAGTTCGGATTGCTTCCCCTTACTCCGTTCGGCTTCTGTCAGTAAAACCTATTTCAAATGTCGATGATGCGAAGTTTCGATctcaggaagaagaagatcagtCCAGTTACGATCAGAAAACAGTATGCGAAGCTCTCACATGTTACAGCAACGATTGGCAAAAGGCGTTGGAGTTTTTCAACTGGGTCGAGAGAGAATCCGGATTCAGACATACCACCGAGACATTCAATCGGGTGATCGATATTCTGGGTAAGTATTTCGAGTTTGAAATTTCTTGGGCTTTGATTAACCGCATGATCGGAAACACGGAATCTGTGCCGAATCACGTCACGTTTCGTATAGTCTTTAAGCGTTATGTGACGGCTCATCTTGTTCAGGAGGCTATTGATGCGTATGATAAATTGGATGATTTCAATTTGAGAGATGAAACATCATTTTATAATCTGGTCGATGCGCTTTGCGAGCATAAACATGTGGTTGAAGCTGAAGAGCTTTGTTTTGGGAAGAATGTCATTGGTAATGGTTTTAGTGTGAGTAATACTAAGATTCATAATCTGATTCTTCGTGGGTGGTCGAAATTGGGATGGTGGGGTAAATGCAAGGAGTATTGGAAGAAGATGGATACTGAAGGTGTTACTAAGGATCTTTTTTCGTATTCCATTTACATGGATATCATGTGCAAGAGCGGGAAACCGTGGAAAGCTGTGAAGTTGTATAAGGAAATGAAGAGTAGAAGGATGAAACTCGATGTGGTTGCTTATAACACTGTGATTCGAGCCATTGGAGCGTCGCAAGGTGTTGAATTCGGTATCAGGGTATTTCGGGAGATGAGGGAAAGAGGTTGTGAACCTAATGTTGCGACTCATAACACAATCATTAAGCTTCTATGTGAAGACGGGAGGATGAGAGACGCGTATCGGATGCTTGATGAGATGCCTAAGAGAGGTTGTCAACCCGATTCGATTACTTACATGTGTCTCTTTTCCCGTTTGGAGAAACCGAGTGAGATCCTAAGTCTGTTTGGTAGGATGATAAGGAGTGGAGTGAGGCCAAAGATGGATACTTATGTGATGCTAATGAGGAAGTTTGAGAGATGGGGATTTCTTCAGCCGGTATTATATGTGTGGAAGACAATGAAAGAGTCTGGGGATACTCCTGATTCAGCGGCGTATAATGCTGTGATTGATGCGTTGATTCAGAAAGGAATGTTGGATATGGCTAGGGAATATGAGGAGGAAATGATCGAAAGAGGGCTATCTCCAAGGAGAAGGCCTGAGTTGGTAGAAAAGTCCTTGGACGAAACGCTTGTCTGTAGAGAATAG
- a CDS encoding Isocitrate/isopropylmalate dehydrogenase family protein has product MAGVIHVSSTQIPVAFMSATKQSFRRASVIRCAANTPKKRYTIAVLPGDGVGNEVIPVAVDVLCLAGSLEGIDFSFEELPIGGVALDLVGVPLPKETLIRAKQSDALLLGAVGWPKWDNNPKHLKPITALLQLRAALQVFDEPSFFCEVLLINGYIYIYIYIYIYVVCGNVRCPFTKLKTLGSILKIKQCAKKDP; this is encoded by the exons ATGGCGGGAGTCATCCACGTCAGCAGTACCCAGATTCCGGTTGCGTTTATGTCCGCAACCAAACAGAGCTTTAGGAGAGCTTCTGTGATCAGATGTGCCGCCAACACTCCAAAGAAACGGTACACCATCGCGGTTCTTCCCGGCGATGGCGTCGGTAACGAAGTGATCCCAGTCGCTGTTGACGTTCTTTGTTTAGCTGGGTCTCTTGAAG GGATAGATTTTAGCTTCGAGGAGTTGCCTATAGGAGGTGTTGCTTTAGATCTTGTCGGAGTTCCACTGCCTAAGGAAACATTGATCAGGGCAAAGCAATCAGACGCTCTTCTTCTCGGAGCTGTTGGATG GCCGAAATGGGATAACAATCCCAAGCATTTGAAGCCGATAACGGCCTTGTTGCAGCTTCGTGCGGCTCTTCAAGTATTTGATGAGCCCTCCTTCTTCTGTGAGGTGCTGCTAAtaaatggatatatatatatatatatatatatatatatatatgttgtatgTGGTAATGTAAGGTGTccatttacaaaattaaaaactttggGGTCAattctgaaaataaaacaatgtgCAAAAAAGGACCCATAA
- a CDS encoding Isocitrate/isopropylmalate dehydrogenase family protein (Isocitrate/isopropylmalate dehydrogenase family protein; FUNCTIONS IN: NAD or NADH binding, 3-isopropylmalate dehydrogenase activity, oxidoreductase activity, acting on the CH-OH group of donors, NAD or NADP as acceptor, magnesium ion binding; INVOLVED IN: oxidation reduction, leucine biosynthetic process; LOCATED IN: chloroplast, cytoplasm; CONTAINS InterPro DOMAIN/s: Isopropylmalate dehydrogenase (InterPro:IPR004429), Isocitrate/isopropylmalate dehydrogenase (InterPro:IPR001804); BEST Arabidopsis thaliana protein match is: isopropylmalate dehydrogenase 1 (TAIR:AT5G14200.1); Has 7334 Blast hits to 7334 proteins in 2186 species: Archae - 214; Bacteria - 4706; Metazoa - 4; Fungi - 440; Plants - 78; Viruses - 0; Other Eukaryotes - 1892 (source: NCBI BLink).), translating to MAGVIHVSSTQIPVAFMSATKQSFRRASVIRCAANTPKKRYTIAVLPGDGVGNEVIPVAVDVLCLAGSLEGIDFSFEELPIGGVALDLVGVPLPKETLIRAKQSDALLLGAVGWYGIITITFVHLKFGFI from the exons ATGGCGGGAGTCATCCACGTCAGCAGTACCCAGATTCCGGTTGCGTTTATGTCCGCAACCAAACAGAGCTTTAGGAGAGCTTCTGTGATCAGATGTGCCGCCAACACTCCAAAGAAACGGTACACCATCGCGGTTCTTCCCGGCGATGGCGTCGGTAACGAAGTGATCCCAGTCGCTGTTGACGTTCTTTGTTTAGCTGGGTCTCTTGAAG GGATAGATTTTAGCTTCGAGGAGTTGCCTATAGGAGGTGTTGCTTTAGATCTTGTCGGAGTTCCACTGCCTAAGGAAACATTGATCAGGGCAAAGCAATCAGACGCTCTTCTTCTCGGAGCTGTTGGATGGTATGGTATTATTACCATAACTTTCGTTCATCTCAAGTTTGGATTCAtctaa
- the IMD2 gene encoding isopropylmalate dehydrogenase 2 (isopropylmalate dehydrogenase 2 (IMD2); FUNCTIONS IN: 3-isopropylmalate dehydrogenase activity; INVOLVED IN: leucine biosynthetic process, metabolic process; LOCATED IN: chloroplast, chloroplast stroma, plastid, chloroplast envelope; EXPRESSED IN: 22 plant structures; EXPRESSED DURING: 14 growth stages; CONTAINS InterPro DOMAIN/s: Isopropylmalate dehydrogenase (InterPro:IPR004429), Isocitrate/isopropylmalate dehydrogenase (InterPro:IPR001804), Isocitrate/isopropylmalate dehydrogenase, conserved site (InterPro:IPR019818); BEST Arabidopsis thaliana protein match is: isopropylmalate dehydrogenase 3 (TAIR:AT1G31180.1); Has 15265 Blast hits to 15265 proteins in 2613 species: Archae - 395; Bacteria - 8292; Metazoa - 578; Fungi - 832; Plants - 243; Viruses - 0; Other Eukaryotes - 4925 (source: NCBI BLink).), whose amino-acid sequence MAAALQTNIRTVKVPATFRAVSKQSLAPFRVRCAVASPGKKRYTITLLPGDGIGPEVVSIAKNVLQQAGSLEGVEFNFREMPIGGAALDLVGVPLPEETISAAKESDAVLLGAIGGYKWDNNEKHLRPEKGLLQIRAALKVFANLRPATVLPQLVDASTLKREVAEGVDLMVVRELTGGIYFGEPRGIKTNENGEEVGFNTEVYAAHEIDRIARVAFETARKRRGKLCSVDKANVLEASILWRKRVTALASEYPDVELSHMYVDNAAMQLVRDPKQFDTIVTNNIFGDILSDEASMITGSIGMLPSASLSDSGPGLFEPIHGSAPDIAGQDKANPLATILSAAMLLKYGLGEEKAAKRIEDAVLVALNNGFRTGDIYSAGTKLVGCKEMGEEVLKSVDSQVPASV is encoded by the exons ATGGCGGCGGCTCTGCAGACGAATATCCGGACGGTCAAGGTTCCGGCTACGTTCAGAGCTGTAAGTAAACAGTCATTGGCACCCTTTAGAGTAAGATGTGCTGTTGCTTCCCCTGGTAAAAAACGATACACCATCACTCTCCTTCCCGGAGACGGCATCGGTCCGGAGGTTGTCTCCATTGCCAAAAATGTGCTTCAGCAAGCTGGATCTTTGGAag GAGTGGAATTTAACTTCCGTGAGATGCCCATTGGAGGAGCTGCTTTGGATTTGGTCGGAGTGCCCTTGCCGGAGGAGACTATCTCAGCTGCAAAAGAATCAGATGCAGTGCTTCTTGGAGCCATTGGAGG GTACAAATGGGATAACAATGAAAAACATCTGAGGCCTGAGAAGGGGTTACTTCAGATTCGTGCAGCTCTCAAAGTCTTTGCAAATCTGAGACCTGCTACAGTCCTCCCACAG TTAGTGGATGCTTCCACCTTAAAGAGAGAGGTAGCAGAAGGTGTTGATCTAATGGTTGTAAGGGAGCTTACAGGAG GTATTTACTTTGGAGAGCCAAGGGGCATAAAGACCAATGAAAATGGCGAGGAAGTTGGGTTTAATACTGAGGTTTATGCTGCTCACGAG ATTGATAGAATTGCTCGTGTTGCCTTCGAGACTGCTCGGAAACGGCGTGGCAAGCTGTGTTCTGTTGACAAAGCTAATGTTTTGGAA GCCTCAATCTTATGGAGGAAACGAGTAACAGCATTAGCCTCTGAATATCCTGATGTTGAGCTGTCACATATGTATGTTGACAATGCCGCGATGCAGCTTGTTCGTGACCCAAAACAG TTTGACACCATCGTCACAAACAACATTTTTGGTGATATATTATCCGATGAAGCTTCAATGATCACAGGAAGCATAGGAATGCTGCCATCTGCTAGTCTCAGTGATTCG GGACCTGGACTCTTTGAACCTATACATGGTTCTGCACCTGATATTGCTGGACAG GATAAGGCAAACCCATTGGCAACCATTCTAAGCGCTGCAATGCTTCTGAAATACGGacttggagaagaaaaggCAGCCAAGAGAATTGAAGACGCAGTGTTGGTTGCTCTGAACAACGGATTCAGAACTGGAGACATATACTCCGCGGGAACA AAACTGGTGGGCTGCAAGGAGATGGGAGAGGAGGTTCTGAAGTCAGTGGACTCCCAAGTTCCAGCTTCTGTTTAA
- a CDS encoding RNI-like superfamily protein (RNI-like superfamily protein; CONTAINS InterPro DOMAIN/s: F-box domain, cyclin-like (InterPro:IPR001810), Leucine-rich repeat, cysteine-containing subtype (InterPro:IPR006553); BEST Arabidopsis thaliana protein match is: F-box/RNI-like superfamily protein (TAIR:AT4G15475.1); Has 35333 Blast hits to 34131 proteins in 2444 species: Archae - 798; Bacteria - 22429; Metazoa - 974; Fungi - 991; Plants - 531; Viruses - 0; Other Eukaryotes - 9610 (source: NCBI BLink).), whose protein sequence is MFIGIAYLGGDRQMDELPDHLVWDILSKLHTTDDRNSLSLSCKRFFSLDNEQRYSLRIGCGLVPASDALLSLCRRFPNLSKVEIIYSGWMSKLGKQVDDQGLLVLTTNCHSLTDLTLSFCTFITDVGIGHLSSCPELSSLKLNFAPRITGCGVLSLAVGCKKLRRLHLIRCLNVASVEWLEYFGKLETLEELCIKNCRAIGEGDLIKLRNSWRKLTSLQFEVDANYRYMKVYDQLDVERWPKQLVPCDSLVELSLGNCIIAPGRGLACVLRNCKNLEKLHLDMCTGVSDSDIIALVQKASHLRSISLRVPSDFTLPLLNNITLRLTDESLSAIAQHCSKLESFKISFSDGEFPSLFSFTLQGIITLIQKCPVRELSLDHVCVFNDMGMEALCSAQKLEILELVHCQEVSDEGLILVSQFPSLNVLKLSKCLGVTDDGMRPLVGSHKLELLVVEDCPQVSRRGVHGAATSVSFKQDLSWMY, encoded by the exons ATGTTCATTGGGATTGCGTATCTTGGTGGTG ATAGACAAATGGATGAATTGCCAGACCATTTGGTTTGGGACATTCTCAGTAAGCTTCATACTACCGATGACAGAAACTCGCTTTCACTCTCATGCAAACGTTTCTTCTCGCTGGACAACGAGCAAAGATACTCTCTGCGGATTGGTTGCGGTTTAGTTCCTGCATCCGATGCATTGCTTTCTCTCTGCAGGAGGTTTCCAAATCTTTCCAAAGTGGAGATTATATACTCAGGCTGGATGTCAAAACTTGGCAAACAAGTTGACGATCAAGGCCTTCTTGTCCTGACCACAAACTGTCATTCTCTCACTGATCTCACTCTGAGCTTCTGCACCTTCATCACCGATGTTGGCATAGGCCATTTGTCGTCGTGTCCAGAGCTTTCTTCGTTGAAGTTAAATTTCGCTCCCAGGATCACTGGTTGTGGTGTGTTGTCACTTGCTGTAGGATGCAAGAAACTCAGGAGACTTCATCTCATTCGATGCCTAAACGTTGCAAGTGTAGAGTGGTTGGAGTATTTCGGAAAGCTTGAGACTTTAGAAGAACTCTGTATCAAGAACTGCAGAGCCATTGGGGAAGGTGATTTGATCAAGCTGAGGAATAGCTGGCGAAAGCTGACAAGTCTGCAGTTTGAGGTAGATGCCAATTACAGGTACATGAAGGTTTACGACCAGTTAGATGTGGAACGGTGGCCCAAACAGTTGGTTCCCTGTGACAGTCTGGTGGAGCTCAGCCTCGGTAACTGCATCATAGCTCCTGGTAGAGGGCTCGCTTGTGTGCTGAGAAATTGCAAGAACCTGGAGAAGCTTCATCTGGACATGTGTACCGGTGTCAGCGACTCAGACATCATAGCATTGGTTCAGAAAGCTAGTCACCTAAGAAGCATCTCGCTCCGTGTCCCGTCCGATTTTACTCTGCCTCTCTTAAACAACATCACGTTAAGATTAACCGATGAAAGCCTCAGCGCCATAGCTCAACACTGCTCAAAGCTCGAATCTTTCAAGATATCTTTCTCAGACGGTGAATTCCCTTCCCTCTTCTCTTTCACACTCCAGGGGATAATCACTCTGATCCAGAAATGCCCAGTACGCGAGCTTTCTCTTGACCATGTGTGTGTATTCAACGACATGGGGATGGAGGCTCTATGTTCAGCTCAGAAACTTGAGATCTTAGAGCTTGTCCATTGCCAAGAAGTGAGCGATGAGGGGTTGATTCTGGTGAGCCAGTTTCCTTCTCTCAATGTGTTGAAGTTATCAAAATGTCTGGGAGTGACAGACGATGGAATGAGACCACTTGTTGGATCTCACAAGTTGGAGTTGCTTGTTGTTGAAGATTGTCCTCAGGTTTCAAGAAGAGGTGTTCATGGTGCTGCAACGTCTGTCTCGTTTAAGCAAGATTTGTCATGGATGTATTGA
- a CDS encoding RNI-like superfamily protein (RNI-like superfamily protein; CONTAINS InterPro DOMAIN/s: F-box domain, cyclin-like (InterPro:IPR001810); BEST Arabidopsis thaliana protein match is: F-box/RNI-like superfamily protein (TAIR:AT4G15475.1); Has 30201 Blast hits to 17322 proteins in 780 species: Archae - 12; Bacteria - 1396; Metazoa - 17338; Fungi - 3422; Plants - 5037; Viruses - 0; Other Eukaryotes - 2996 (source: NCBI BLink).), producing the protein MDELPDHLVWDILSKLHTTDDRNSLSLSCKRFFSLDNEQRYSLRIGCGLVPASDALLSLCRRFPNLSKVEIIYSGWMSKLGKQVDDQGLLVLTTNCHSLTDLTLSFCTFITDVGIGHLSSCPELSSLKLNFAPRITGCGVLSLAVGCKKLRRLHLIRCLNVASVEWLEYFGKLETLEELCIKNCRAIGEGDLIKLRNSWRKLTSLQFEVDANYRYMKVYDQLDVERWPKQLVPCDSLVELSLGNCIIAPGRGLACVLRNCKNLEKLHLDMCTGVSDSDIIALVQKASHLRSISLRVPSDFTLPLLNNITLRLTDESLSAIAQHCSKLESFKISFSDGEFPSLFSFTLQGIITLIQKCPVRELSLDHVCVFNDMGMEALCSAQKLEILELVHCQEVSDEGLILVSQFPSLNVLKLSKCLGVTDDGMRPLVGSHKLELLVVEDCPQVSRRGVHGAATSVSFKQDLSWMY; encoded by the coding sequence ATGGATGAATTGCCAGACCATTTGGTTTGGGACATTCTCAGTAAGCTTCATACTACCGATGACAGAAACTCGCTTTCACTCTCATGCAAACGTTTCTTCTCGCTGGACAACGAGCAAAGATACTCTCTGCGGATTGGTTGCGGTTTAGTTCCTGCATCCGATGCATTGCTTTCTCTCTGCAGGAGGTTTCCAAATCTTTCCAAAGTGGAGATTATATACTCAGGCTGGATGTCAAAACTTGGCAAACAAGTTGACGATCAAGGCCTTCTTGTCCTGACCACAAACTGTCATTCTCTCACTGATCTCACTCTGAGCTTCTGCACCTTCATCACCGATGTTGGCATAGGCCATTTGTCGTCGTGTCCAGAGCTTTCTTCGTTGAAGTTAAATTTCGCTCCCAGGATCACTGGTTGTGGTGTGTTGTCACTTGCTGTAGGATGCAAGAAACTCAGGAGACTTCATCTCATTCGATGCCTAAACGTTGCAAGTGTAGAGTGGTTGGAGTATTTCGGAAAGCTTGAGACTTTAGAAGAACTCTGTATCAAGAACTGCAGAGCCATTGGGGAAGGTGATTTGATCAAGCTGAGGAATAGCTGGCGAAAGCTGACAAGTCTGCAGTTTGAGGTAGATGCCAATTACAGGTACATGAAGGTTTACGACCAGTTAGATGTGGAACGGTGGCCCAAACAGTTGGTTCCCTGTGACAGTCTGGTGGAGCTCAGCCTCGGTAACTGCATCATAGCTCCTGGTAGAGGGCTCGCTTGTGTGCTGAGAAATTGCAAGAACCTGGAGAAGCTTCATCTGGACATGTGTACCGGTGTCAGCGACTCAGACATCATAGCATTGGTTCAGAAAGCTAGTCACCTAAGAAGCATCTCGCTCCGTGTCCCGTCCGATTTTACTCTGCCTCTCTTAAACAACATCACGTTAAGATTAACCGATGAAAGCCTCAGCGCCATAGCTCAACACTGCTCAAAGCTCGAATCTTTCAAGATATCTTTCTCAGACGGTGAATTCCCTTCCCTCTTCTCTTTCACACTCCAGGGGATAATCACTCTGATCCAGAAATGCCCAGTACGCGAGCTTTCTCTTGACCATGTGTGTGTATTCAACGACATGGGGATGGAGGCTCTATGTTCAGCTCAGAAACTTGAGATCTTAGAGCTTGTCCATTGCCAAGAAGTGAGCGATGAGGGGTTGATTCTGGTGAGCCAGTTTCCTTCTCTCAATGTGTTGAAGTTATCAAAATGTCTGGGAGTGACAGACGATGGAATGAGACCACTTGTTGGATCTCACAAGTTGGAGTTGCTTGTTGTTGAAGATTGTCCTCAGGTTTCAAGAAGAGGTGTTCATGGTGCTGCAACGTCTGTCTCGTTTAAGCAAGATTTGTCATGGATGTATTGA
- a CDS encoding Integrase-type DNA-binding superfamily protein (Integrase-type DNA-binding superfamily protein; CONTAINS InterPro DOMAIN/s: DNA-binding, integrase-type (InterPro:IPR016177), Pathogenesis-related transcriptional factor/ERF, DNA-binding (InterPro:IPR001471); BEST Arabidopsis thaliana protein match is: Integrase-type DNA-binding superfamily protein (TAIR:AT5G18560.1); Has 5731 Blast hits to 5495 proteins in 249 species: Archae - 0; Bacteria - 0; Metazoa - 0; Fungi - 0; Plants - 5710; Viruses - 0; Other Eukaryotes - 21 (source: NCBI BLink).): MENSYTVDGHRLQYSVPLSSMHETSQNSETYGLSKESPLVCMPLFETNTTSFDISSLFSFNPKPEPENTHRVMDDSIAAVVGENVLFGDKNKVSDHLTKEGGVKRGRKMPQKTGGFMGVRKRPWGRWSAEIRDRIGRCRHWLGTFDTAEEAARAYDAAARRLRGTKAKTNFVIPPLFPKEIAQAQEDNRMRQKQKKKKKKKVSVRKCVKVTSVAQLFDDANFINSSSIKGNVISSIDNLEKMGLELDLSLGLLSRK; the protein is encoded by the coding sequence atggaAAACAGCTACACCGTTGATGGTCACCGTCTTCAATATTCCGTTCCGTTAAGCTCCATGCATGAAACCAGTCAAAACTCCGAAACTTACGGATTATCCAAAGAGTCGCCGTTGGTCTGCATGCCCTTGTTCGAAACCAACACTACTTCATTCgatatctcttctcttttctcgtTTAACCCAAAACCAGAACCCGAAAACACGCATCGTGTCATGGACGATTCCATCGCCGCCGTCGTGGGCGAAAACGTTCTTTTCGGTGATAAAAACAAAGTCTCTGATCACTTGACCAAAGAAGGTGGTGTGAAGCGGGGGCGGAAGATGCCGCAGAAGACCGGAGGATTCATGGGAGTGAGAAAACGGCCGTGGGGGAGATGGTCGGCGGAGATAAGAGACAGGATAGGGCGGTGCAGACACTGGTTAGGAACGTTCGACACGGCGGAAGAGGCAGCGCGTGCGTATGACGCGGCGGCGAGGAGGCTTAGAGGGACCAAAGCCAAGACCAATTTCGTGATTCCTCCGCTTTTTCCCAAGGAAATAGCTCAGGCTCAGGAGGATAATAGGATGAggcagaagcagaagaagaagaagaagaaaaaagtgagtGTGAGGAAGTGTGTTAAAGTCACATCGGTTGCACAGTTGTTCGATGATGccaattttataaattcttcTAGTATTAAAGGAAATGTGATTAGTTCTATTGATAATCTTGAAAAAATGGGTCTAGAGCTTGATTTGAGTTTAGGGTTGTTGTCTAGGAAGTGA